From a single Marinobacter sp. THAF197a genomic region:
- a CDS encoding PQQ-dependent sugar dehydrogenase translates to MNRSTIVIAAGLSVLVASPVWSDQTFSSNKTDFRIETVAQGLEHPWSLAFLPDGTMLVTEREGRLRRIENGNLVREPVKGLPELVASGQGGLLDVVLHPQFTDNQTLFLSYAHRNSDGMTTRVARATYNGEALENVEVIFEALPRSSNGRHFAGRMVFDQSGHLYVAIGDRGDMDRAQDNRDDAGGVHRISTNGDAIADNPFMDDARTNNTFYTYGNRNIQGMTLHPDTGEVWSHEHGPRGGDEINIIRAGNDYGWPKVTYGIDYSGIPISDKTTMDGVTDPLHYWDPSIAPSGMAFYTGDLFPQWRGDVFVGALRSQKLVRLTINNEQVIEEEDLLTNLGERIRDVRMGPDGALWLLTDSRQGKVYRVVPAE, encoded by the coding sequence ATGAACCGCTCGACTATCGTCATCGCCGCGGGCTTATCAGTACTGGTAGCGTCCCCAGTATGGTCTGACCAGACGTTCTCATCCAACAAAACCGATTTCCGGATAGAAACCGTCGCCCAGGGCCTTGAGCACCCCTGGAGCCTGGCTTTCCTGCCCGACGGCACCATGCTGGTCACCGAACGTGAGGGTCGGCTTCGCCGGATTGAAAACGGCAATCTTGTGCGAGAGCCGGTGAAGGGACTGCCGGAGCTGGTTGCCTCCGGCCAGGGCGGGCTTCTGGATGTGGTGCTGCACCCGCAGTTCACCGACAACCAGACCCTGTTTCTGAGTTACGCACACCGCAACAGCGACGGCATGACTACCCGCGTTGCCCGTGCCACCTACAATGGCGAAGCGCTTGAGAACGTTGAAGTGATTTTTGAAGCTTTACCCCGCTCCAGCAATGGCAGGCACTTTGCGGGCAGGATGGTTTTTGACCAGAGCGGCCATCTCTACGTGGCCATCGGTGACCGGGGTGACATGGACAGGGCCCAGGACAATCGGGACGATGCCGGTGGTGTTCATCGCATTTCCACCAACGGTGACGCGATTGCAGACAACCCTTTTATGGATGATGCCCGCACCAACAACACCTTCTACACCTACGGCAACCGCAACATCCAGGGCATGACCCTGCATCCGGACACCGGTGAAGTCTGGAGCCATGAACATGGACCCCGGGGTGGCGACGAGATTAACATTATCAGGGCGGGGAATGACTACGGCTGGCCGAAGGTCACCTACGGCATCGACTACTCCGGCATCCCCATCTCAGACAAGACCACTATGGACGGTGTAACCGATCCACTGCACTACTGGGACCCGTCTATTGCCCCCTCTGGCATGGCCTTTTATACCGGCGACCTGTTCCCGCAATGGCGGGGCGATGTGTTTGTCGGTGCCCTGAGGAGTCAGAAACTGGTGCGTCTGACCATTAACAACGAACAGGTGATTGAGGAAGAAGATCTGCTCACCAATCTCGGTGAGCGAATCCGGGATGTGCGTATGGGGCCGGATGGCGCCCTGTGGCTGCTGACCGATTCACGCCAGGGCAAGGTGTACCGGGTGGTGCCGGCCGAGTGA